In one window of Drosophila innubila isolate TH190305 chromosome 2L unlocalized genomic scaffold, UK_Dinn_1.0 4_B_2L, whole genome shotgun sequence DNA:
- the LOC117781627 gene encoding angiopoietin-related protein 7-like isoform X1 produces MQNFWTLLVALLMLCSESLAHSSETISELEKKIQENNVKLQDLDLEIEEKLKKIDFSVVSTSNKKNPQDDFNFVVSQKNTELLTCYLETESLQSTVDILQSKLTKLNETFSNYSAEKSTELNQLKFEYSKTKDAADKCEKMYSEITARGCLQFQNMDGIHEIDVPNFGPLSVNCESGWTVIVNWRHNRQFNFARKWNEYKAGFGFIRKEFFIGLEHLHQMTSSQPHELYIQFENRWQNLRFAQYDDIVIGNEIEGYKLKSLGQYSGTFRDVLNISMNKEFAYIWMYGSWFVDEHTGGWWSDIMNLWMDPNHYKATKMFIRPK; encoded by the exons ATGCAAAATTTTTGGACACTGTTGGTGGCATTGTTAATGTTGTGCAGCGAATCTCTGGCGCATTCAAGTGAAACAATCAGTGAATtggaaaagaaaatacaagaaaataatgtGAAACTACAAGATTTAGACTTAGAAATTGAAGAGAAACTCAAGAAAATTGATTTCAGTGTAGTTTCAACATCAAACAAAAAGAATCCCCaagatgattttaattttgtagtaTCTCAAAAGAATACTGAACTACTTACGTGTTATTTGGAAACAGAAAGTTTGCAGTCTACAGTTGACATTCTTCAAAGtaaactaacaaaattaaatgagacTTTTTCAAATTACTCAGCTGAAAAAAGCACAGAATTAAACCAACTTAAGTTTGAATATAGTAAAACAAAAGATGCTGCAgacaaatgtgaaaaaatgtattctgAGATTACGGCCAGAGGTTGTCTGCAGTTCCAAAACATGGATGGTATTCATGAAATCGACGTACCCAACTTTGGCCCACTATCAGTTAACTGTGAATCAGGCTGGACAGTTATAGTAAATTGGAGACATAATCGCCAATTCAATTTTGCTCGCAAGTGGAACGAATATAAAGCTGGTTTTGGATTCATTCGTAAAGAATTCTTTATAGGTCTCGAACATTTGCATCAAATGACCTCTTCACAGCCACATGAGCTTTACATCCAGTTTGAGAACCGTTGgcaaaatttaagatttgcaCAATATGATGATATTGTTATTGGTAACGAGATAGAGGGCTACAAGCTTAAATCGTTGGGTCAATACTCTGGCACTTTTAGAGACGTTCTTAACATCTCTATGAACAAAGAGTTTGCTTATATTTGGATGTATGGCTCATGGTTCGTTGATGAACATACTGGCGGTTGGTGGTCTGATATTATGAAtttatg GATGGATCCTAATCATTATAAGGCTACAAAAATGTTCATTCGCCCTAAATGA
- the LOC117781628 gene encoding fibrinogen C domain-containing protein 1-like, producing MELLTKLVVVLLLLARVNADDIADEGGSMSFENLQSRIKNYEENIKKNEAEMRILENEIADVNMKISHENELRQLNKNSYLSGVLRSALLGIYPTLCLPNESVTGLYDIKLNDESFEVVCDGKIAGPGWIVIQRRSDDNLDFNRGWKEYQNGFGNIGGSYFIGLKKLRQLTSFVPHELYIHLESLNGETRFANYNHFKIEGQNYRLISLGDYNGTAGDAFADSLGNDFLTNEYNRYFFGKTGWWISYDQSGIGSNLNAAYSQWQTWPKVFRSVQMMIRPVMNSVLSNCEPKHDNFLVQFWKWLKYTS from the exons ATGGAATTGTTAACgaagcttgttgttgttttgctgttgcttgcgAGAGTCAATGCTGATGACATTGCAGACGAGGGAGGTTCAATGAGTTTTGAGAATCTACAGTCACGAATCAAAAACTAtgaagaaaacataaaaaagaacGAAGCAGAGATGCGAATACTGGAAAATGAAATCGCCGAtgttaatatgaaaataagcCATGAAAATGAGTTGAGGCAACTGAATAAAAACTCATATTTATCTGGCGTATTAAGATCAGCATTATTGGGAATATATCCAACATTGTGTCTGCCAAATGAAAGCGTTACAGGATTATATGATATAAAACTTAATGATGAATCTTTTGAAGTCGTCTGCGATGGGAAGATTGCCGGACCTGGCTGGATTGTGATCCAAAGACGCAGCGACgataatttagattttaatcgAGGTTGGAAAGAGTACCAAAATGGTTTTGGTAATATCGGAGGAAGTTATTTCATAGGTCTCAAGAAATTACGCCAGCTGACTTCGTTTGTACCTCACGAGTTATATATACACCTTGAAAGTCTGAACGGAGAGACTCGGTTCGCCAATTACAATCATTTTAAGATTGAAGGTCAAAATTACAGATTAATATCCTTGGGTGATTATAACGGCACTGCTGGCGATGCATTTGCCGATTCTTTAGGAAACGATTTCCTGACCAACGAATACAATAGATATTTCTTTGGAAAAACTGGATGGTGGATTTCTTACGATCAAAGCGGAATTGGAAG CAATCTGAATGCAGCTTATAGCCAATGGCAGACCTGGCCCAAAGTTTTCAGATCTGTGCAAATGATGATACGACCCGTCATGAACAGCGTTCTAAGCAATTGTGAACCAAAACATGATAATTTTCTTGTTCAATTTTGGAAATGGTTAAAATATACATCTTGA
- the LOC117780773 gene encoding uncharacterized protein LOC117780773: MAWAPSTNFEDDLVNLQPDFNLIHGQLAYEANRNKNYTPLPKSTYEHLANREKRNEEIQKSNISKTKQISDSLELMERIQQIAGTRPLGEHATMADWDDQSTVEQEAVAMMRHFGMMSMAGGSLTPLEDEKLPEKKFLILRNGNKSFPVILDPSYFESGRKRKTPNQNNNLASSTNLNDSSSSTAKTYLDDIINSKISFDAIPCEVLQKLKLEEILLLMKTNAKTKQTKPLFD, encoded by the coding sequence ATGGCTTGGGCTCCGTCTACAAACTTTGAGGATGATTTGGTGAACTTGCAACccgatttcaatttaatacatgGTCAATTGGCATACGAGGCAAATCGCAATAAGAATTACACTCCTCTACCAAAGTCAACGTATGAGCATCTGGCCAATCGGGAGAAACGCAACGAAGAGATCCAGAAATCCAACATTTCCAAGACGAAGCAAATTAGCGACAGTCTGGAGTTGATGGAACGCATTCAGCAGATTGCCGGAACCAGGCCGTTGGGTGAGCATGCTACCATGGCAGATTGGGACGACCAGAGCACCGTGGAGCAGGAGGCGGTTGCCATGATGCGACACTTTGGCATGATGTCCATGGCGGGCGGATCGCTGACGCCGCTGGAAGATGAGAAATTGCCAGAGAAGAAGTTTCTCATTTTGCGAAATGGAAACAAGAGTTTTCCAGTGATCTTGGATCCCAGTTACTTTGAGTCAGGTAGAAAGCGCAAAACTCCAAACCAAAATAACAACCTGGCGTCTAGCACCAATTTAAATGATAGCAGCTCTTCTACAGCAAAAACTTACTTGGATGATATCATTAACAGTAAGATTAGCTTCGATGCTATTCCGTGTGAAGTTCTCCAGAAATTGAAGCTAGaagaaatattattgttgATGAAAActaatgcaaaaacaaaacaaacaaaaccatTATTTGATTGA
- the LOC117781627 gene encoding angiopoietin-related protein 7-like isoform X2 — protein MQNFWTLLVALLMLCSESLAHSSETISELEKKIQENNVKLQDLDLEIEEKLKKIDFSVVSTSNKKNPQDDFNFVVSQKNTELLTCYLETESLQSTVDILQSKLTKLNETFSNYSAEKSTELNQLKFEYSKTKDAADKCEKMYSEITARGCLQFQNMDGIHEIDVPNFGPLSVNCESGWTVIVNWRHNRQFNFARKWNEYKAGFGFIRKEFFIGLEHLHQMTSSQPHELYIQFENRWQNLRFAQYDDIVIGNEIEGYKLKSLGQYSGTFRDVLNISMNKEFAYIWMYGSWFVDEHTGGWWSDIMNLWNHYKATKMFIRPK, from the exons ATGCAAAATTTTTGGACACTGTTGGTGGCATTGTTAATGTTGTGCAGCGAATCTCTGGCGCATTCAAGTGAAACAATCAGTGAATtggaaaagaaaatacaagaaaataatgtGAAACTACAAGATTTAGACTTAGAAATTGAAGAGAAACTCAAGAAAATTGATTTCAGTGTAGTTTCAACATCAAACAAAAAGAATCCCCaagatgattttaattttgtagtaTCTCAAAAGAATACTGAACTACTTACGTGTTATTTGGAAACAGAAAGTTTGCAGTCTACAGTTGACATTCTTCAAAGtaaactaacaaaattaaatgagacTTTTTCAAATTACTCAGCTGAAAAAAGCACAGAATTAAACCAACTTAAGTTTGAATATAGTAAAACAAAAGATGCTGCAgacaaatgtgaaaaaatgtattctgAGATTACGGCCAGAGGTTGTCTGCAGTTCCAAAACATGGATGGTATTCATGAAATCGACGTACCCAACTTTGGCCCACTATCAGTTAACTGTGAATCAGGCTGGACAGTTATAGTAAATTGGAGACATAATCGCCAATTCAATTTTGCTCGCAAGTGGAACGAATATAAAGCTGGTTTTGGATTCATTCGTAAAGAATTCTTTATAGGTCTCGAACATTTGCATCAAATGACCTCTTCACAGCCACATGAGCTTTACATCCAGTTTGAGAACCGTTGgcaaaatttaagatttgcaCAATATGATGATATTGTTATTGGTAACGAGATAGAGGGCTACAAGCTTAAATCGTTGGGTCAATACTCTGGCACTTTTAGAGACGTTCTTAACATCTCTATGAACAAAGAGTTTGCTTATATTTGGATGTATGGCTCATGGTTCGTTGATGAACATACTGGCGGTTGGTGGTCTGATATTATGAAtttatgg AATCATTATAAGGCTACAAAAATGTTCATTCGCCCTAAATGA